From the Polyangiaceae bacterium genome, the window TGCTCATGGTGAGCTCCAAGGCATGGAGCTCTTCCGGCACGAACTTCAGCCGGCTCATGGTGTCGAGGATCTTCTCGCAGCAGTTCCAGAACAGCTTCTCCGCTTGGGCGAGCTCGCGCAACCCGAGGTAGCCGTACTTGAACAAGCTCTGCGCCTCTTCCTTGAGCTGGCTCGCGTCGTGGTAGCTCTCCTGCACGTTCTTCGGCAGCACGTTGCGCCAGGTGTCGTAGAGGTCACGCAGCAGGCGATGCGCCTCGGGGCCAGGCTCTTGAGGCTCACCGAAGCGCACCTCGTTGACGCCCACGACGTCGAAGATCAGGCAGCTCTGGTGGGCCACCGTCGCGCGGCCGCTCTCGGTGACGATGATCGGCATGGGTGAGCCGGCCTTGGTGCACACGTCTTGGATGCCGCTGACGACGTCTGCGGCGTACTCGTTCAACGAGTAGTTCCGCGAGGCATGGAAGTCCGTTTGCGAACCGTCGTAGTCGATGGCGAGACCACCGCCGACGTCCAGGTACTTCACGCCGCAGCCCATCTTCGCGAGCTCGGAGTAGATGATCGCGGCCTCCTGCACGGCGCTCTTGATCGGCATGATGGAGGAGATCTGGCTGCCGATGTGGAAATGCAGGAGCTTGAGGCAGTCGAGCATGTTGCGCTGGGCCAGTCGGTCCACCACCTCGATCACCTCGGCCTTGGTCAGCCCGAACTTGGCGCGTTCCCCCGCGGAATCCTTCCAGCGGCCCACGCCCTTCGCCGCGAGCTTGGCTCTGACGCCCAGGCTCGGCTTCACCCCAAGCTTCTCTGCGGCCTTGAGCGCGAGGTCGAGCTCTTCCATCCGCTCGAGCACCACGACGACGGTCTTGTCGAACTGCTGCGCGACGAACGCGGTCTCCATGAAGGCCGCGTCCTTGTAGCCGTTGCAGACGATGAGGCTGCCTTCGTGCTGGCTCATCGCCAGGGCGATCATCAGCTCGGGCTTCGAGCCAGCCTCGAGGCCGAAGCGCCACGGCTCACCGCGCTGCACGATGTCCTCTACCAAGTGGCGTTGCTGGTTCACCTTCACGGGGAACACGCCCTGGTAGTGCGCGGGGTAATTGTAGTCTTTGATCGCCGCCTCGAAGGCCTCGTTGATCTGGCGAATGCGGTCACCCAGGATGTCCGGGAAACGGATCAAGAGCGGCAGCCCGAGGCCACGAGCGCGCAGGTTGTTCACCAGCTCGTGCAGATCCACCGTTTGTGGCTTGAGCGGGTCTGGCGTCACGACCACGTGACCGTTGTCCGCCACCGAGAAGTAGGGGCTGCCCCAGCCGTGAATTTGATACAGCTGCCCACCCTCTTGCGGGGTCCAGACGTGTTCGTCTTCGTCGTCGCTCTCGACGACGCGCTCGGAGCGTGACTCGGGACTCCGTGTCACATCAGGTCGCTGCTGCTGGGGTTTGCTGCGCTTGCCATTGGCGATGACCCGTTTGTTCATGGCTTTCTCCGAGTGCTTGGAACTTGCGGCTAGCCGCCCGCCCAGAAAGTAGTTGGCAAGACCCCTCGCTTGTACAGCGAGAGGAAGTCCATCAGGAATGCGACGGTGATGTGAAGCAGGAAGCCGGAGTAGATGCTGCGCGTGCGCATCGCAAGGCTGCCGAGGACGACACCCGCGACGATCGCCCCGTGCGCCTCAAGGTAAGGCTTACCGTAATGGATCATGCAGTAGGGCACCGCCATCACAAAGATCGCAGCGAACCCCATGGTGCGTTTCAGCGCGCCTAGGATGAACCCTCGGAAGAACATCTCCAAGGCCAGGAACTGCGCAAAGTAGATCACTTCCCAGATCAGGAAGTCCCACCAGCTGCGGCTGGCCTGCTTATAGAAGGGGTAGTAGTTCCCGAAATCGGGCTGCTGTGCCACAACCAGCATCGCCGGAACCACGACTGCGAGGCACATCCCGTAGATCCAGGCATGCTTGAAGAAGCCCTTCGTCCGGAGGCCCATGTCGAGCAAGCTGTCTTCCCGGAACAGGATTTTCCATAAGGCAAATGGAAAGAAGACGTAGCCTGCGACGCGCGAGAAGGACCACCAGCAGTAGCCGTAGTACTCGTCGTACTTCTTGAGCTTGAGCCAGGTGTGGTGCGGCTCGAGATCAGTCAGCCATGGCCGCAGCACTTGGTCGTAGAACTGCCTTCCGCCGTAGTACTCCTGCAGGGTGAGCACGATCGCTACGATGACGAGACAGGCCACCGGGCGGTAGTCAGTCTTGTCGCCCGCTGCTTCGCGTAGCGCCCGAGCTTCCTGGTCGAGCTCCTTCCACGTCTGGCGAAAGAAGCGCCAGATCGGCCACGCGATTGCCGCGAGGATCGGCAGTGGCAAGAGGGACTTGACCAGCGGGTGGCTGAGCACTGCATGAAACCAGGAGACCTCTGGTATTTCCCTTGTGGGAAATACTAGCTCCGGGTCCAGCGCGGCGAGCAAGTCGAGCATCGTTGGCGCGATCAACCGGCGGCGCGGCAGAGTTCAACTGCGCGATCGAGGCGAGCCAAGGAGCGCTCGCGGCCAAGGACGCTCATCACCTCAAACAGGCCAGGGCTGGCGGTGCGGCCCGTGAGCGCGACGCGCACCGGCTGAGCGACCTGCTTCATGCTGCGCCCGGTCTCTTCCAGCCAGCTCTTGAGCGCCTCGTTCATGGGGTCTACCTCGCCGACGCTAGCGGGCCACGGTTCGAAGCCGGCGAAGCGCTCGCGGAAGGCCTGCAGGTGCTCTGCGTTGTCCGGCACCAGGAACTTCTTCTGCGCCTTCTCGTCCATCACTGGCAGCTCGCGTAGGTAGAAATCCAGGTGATTTACCGCGTCTTTGAAGTCGCGGGCGCGCTCACGGATGAGCGGCAGTGCCGCGCGCACTCGGCCTTCGTCGTCTCCAAGGCCCGCTTCCTCGAGGAAAGGCTTCACCTGGGCAACGTAGGCGTCGTCGTCGGTCAGCTCGGGTTGCTTGAGATGCTCGAAGTTCACGTCGGCGAACTTCTTGTCGTCGAACTTACCGTCGCCGCGGTTCACTCGCGTCCAGTCGAAGGCGTCGATCAGCTGCTGACGGCTGAAGATCTCTTGGTCCCCGAAGGACCAGCCGAAGCGCGCGAGATAATTGAGCACGCCCATCGGGCTGTAGCCCCGCGCCTGGTAGTCCTGCACCGCGACGTGGCCATGACGCTTGCTGAGCTTCTCGCCCTTGGGTGAGAGCATCATCGGCAGGTGCGCGAAGTCCGGGCACTCCCAGCCGAAGGCTTGGTAGAGCATCACTTGGTGGGGTGTGTTGCCGATGTGATCGCGGCCACGAGCGACCAGGTTGATCTCCATCAGGTGGTCATCGATCACCGCCGCGAAGTTGTAGAGGGGCAGCCCGTCGCGCCGCATGATGACGAAGTCCTGCTGTTCTTTGTTCGGGGTGTCGATCACGCCGAACACCTTGTCGTCGAACGCGGTGCTGCCCTCGGTGGGCGCCTTGAAGCGCACCACGTGAGGCAGGTCGGGGGAATCCGTGCGGTTCCGGCAGGTGCCCGGGTACTTGAACTGCGCCTTGGGGTTCTCCGCCTTGAGCGCCTCGCGCTGGGCGTCGAGCTCCTCCTTGGTGCAGTAACAGCGGTACGCTTTCCCCTCGGAAATGAGCTTCTCGGCGTGCTCCTTGTAGATCGCCTTGCGGTCGCTCTGGAAGTACGGCTCGTGAGGGCCGCCGACGCCGGGGCCTTCGTCCCAGTCCATGCCTAGCCAGCGCATGGCGTCGAGGATCGCCTGAACGCTCTCCATCGAGCTGCGATCCTGATCCGTGTCTTCCACGCGCAAGACGAAGCTGCCGCCCAGCTTGCGAGCCCACAACCAGTTGAACAGCGCCGTGCGGGCGCCACCGATGTGCAGGTAGCCGCTTGGAGAGGGAGCGAAGCGAACGCGGGGCTTGGGGTCGCTGGCCATGGCGCCCGCGAGTAGCATGATGCTCGGGCGGTCGCCGCCCTTTTTGCTGATACGTCACGCGGGGTTGGCTCCCGATTGGCCCTCTCCCCCAACAAAAACCGAAACGGCGCTCCCCGACACAAGTCAGGGGGCGCCGCTCCAAGCTTCGGCTGAGCGTCGCTCAGCCTGCTGCCGAAATCAGGCTTCGGCGGTCTCGGCTGCCTTCAGCCCTGCAGCCTCGGCCACATCGGGGTCGATCCCGTGACCACCACCCAGCTCTCGGGGGTAGGCCTCGTTGCCGTGCTCGGTGATGTCGAGACCTTCGATTTCCTCTTCAGCCGTGACGCGCAGACCGACGGTCGCCTTGATCACCTTGAACAGGATGAACGCGAGGCCGAAGGACCAGACGAATGCTGCGAGCACGCCGATGGCCTGCGTCGCGAGCTGCGCTCCGGTGAACCCGCCATGGTTGAAGATCGCCGCCGAGAGCGTGCCCCAAGCGCCGCACACACCGTGGACGCTGACCGCACCAACCGGGTCGTCGACCTTGATGCGGTCGAAGAACTGCACGGCGAACACGACGAGTGCACCACCGATGGCGCCGATCACGACCGCGGACATCGGGGAGACGTTGGCGCAAGGCGCGGTGATCGAGACCAAGCCAGCCAGCGCTCCGTTCAGGGTCATGCCGATGTCGGGCTTCTTCGT encodes:
- a CDS encoding CPBP family intramembrane metalloprotease — its product is MLDLLAALDPELVFPTREIPEVSWFHAVLSHPLVKSLLPLPILAAIAWPIWRFFRQTWKELDQEARALREAAGDKTDYRPVACLVIVAIVLTLQEYYGGRQFYDQVLRPWLTDLEPHHTWLKLKKYDEYYGYCWWSFSRVAGYVFFPFALWKILFREDSLLDMGLRTKGFFKHAWIYGMCLAVVVPAMLVVAQQPDFGNYYPFYKQASRSWWDFLIWEVIYFAQFLALEMFFRGFILGALKRTMGFAAIFVMAVPYCMIHYGKPYLEAHGAIVAGVVLGSLAMRTRSIYSGFLLHITVAFLMDFLSLYKRGVLPTTFWAGG
- the speA gene encoding biosynthetic arginine decarboxylase → MNKRVIANGKRSKPQQQRPDVTRSPESRSERVVESDDEDEHVWTPQEGGQLYQIHGWGSPYFSVADNGHVVVTPDPLKPQTVDLHELVNNLRARGLGLPLLIRFPDILGDRIRQINEAFEAAIKDYNYPAHYQGVFPVKVNQQRHLVEDIVQRGEPWRFGLEAGSKPELMIALAMSQHEGSLIVCNGYKDAAFMETAFVAQQFDKTVVVVLERMEELDLALKAAEKLGVKPSLGVRAKLAAKGVGRWKDSAGERAKFGLTKAEVIEVVDRLAQRNMLDCLKLLHFHIGSQISSIMPIKSAVQEAAIIYSELAKMGCGVKYLDVGGGLAIDYDGSQTDFHASRNYSLNEYAADVVSGIQDVCTKAGSPMPIIVTESGRATVAHQSCLIFDVVGVNEVRFGEPQEPGPEAHRLLRDLYDTWRNVLPKNVQESYHDASQLKEEAQSLFKYGYLGLRELAQAEKLFWNCCEKILDTMSRLKFVPEELHALELTMSSIYYCNFSVFQSAPDTWAIDQLFPVMPIHRLEERPTVRATLADLTCDSDGMLDHFIDVEEDASRTLAVHPLKDGEPYYLGMFLNGAYQEILGDLHNLFGDTNAVHVRLTEEGYEIDQVIRGDRMSDVLRYVQYSPDVMIDSVRRQAERALSRGRITVEQMRLLMNHYEGSMLAYTYLSEGE
- a CDS encoding glutamate--tRNA ligase, with product MASDPKPRVRFAPSPSGYLHIGGARTALFNWLWARKLGGSFVLRVEDTDQDRSSMESVQAILDAMRWLGMDWDEGPGVGGPHEPYFQSDRKAIYKEHAEKLISEGKAYRCYCTKEELDAQREALKAENPKAQFKYPGTCRNRTDSPDLPHVVRFKAPTEGSTAFDDKVFGVIDTPNKEQQDFVIMRRDGLPLYNFAAVIDDHLMEINLVARGRDHIGNTPHQVMLYQAFGWECPDFAHLPMMLSPKGEKLSKRHGHVAVQDYQARGYSPMGVLNYLARFGWSFGDQEIFSRQQLIDAFDWTRVNRGDGKFDDKKFADVNFEHLKQPELTDDDAYVAQVKPFLEEAGLGDDEGRVRAALPLIRERARDFKDAVNHLDFYLRELPVMDEKAQKKFLVPDNAEHLQAFRERFAGFEPWPASVGEVDPMNEALKSWLEETGRSMKQVAQPVRVALTGRTASPGLFEVMSVLGRERSLARLDRAVELCRAAG